In a single window of the Elaeis guineensis isolate ETL-2024a chromosome 4, EG11, whole genome shotgun sequence genome:
- the LOC109505768 gene encoding LOW QUALITY PROTEIN: guard cell S-type anion channel SLAC1 (The sequence of the model RefSeq protein was modified relative to this genomic sequence to represent the inferred CDS: inserted 1 base in 1 codon), protein MASGSAPPNAHFVDIHLVLDDDNRSSRNKLGKQPTNGPVKFRGGGGGERKPQTHRNLSRQVSLETGVAALCMEKELKGSSSNGKQEPKVLSRSGKSLASGLRDGVGGGVETCARKGDFSIFRTKSTLTKQNSLLPSRKDGELDLHNLEGIAGAEPDDPVNESVPAGRYFAALRGPELDQVRDYEDILLPKDEVWPFLLRFPIGCFGMCLGLGSQAILWGALASSSAMKFLDVSPNINLSLWLLALAVLVSVSITYVLKCAFYFEAIRREYFHPVRVNFFFAPCIAGMFLAIGAPPAFAPKQLHPAIWCAFIAPVFLLELKIYGQWLSGGKRRLCKVANPSSHLSVVGNFVGAVLXAKVGWVEAGKFLWAIGLAHYLVVFVTLYQRLPTNEALPKELHPVYSMFIATPSAASIAWDAIYGRFDAVSRTFYFIALFLYSSLVVRINFFRGFRFSMAWWSYTFPMTTASLASIKYAEEVPCFFSKGLALSLSLMSSTMVSLLFVSTLLHAFVWRSLFPNDLAIAITKKRQCGAKSQGKEKKAVKKAYDIKRWAKNSSLSLVSSITKSNSGDKDSNAS, encoded by the exons ATGGCGAGCGGCTCTGCCCCTCCCAACGCCCACTTCGTCGACATCCACCTGGTCCTCGACGACGATAACAGAAGCAGCCGTAACAAGCTCGGAAAGCAACCAACGAACGGGCCTGTCAAGTTTCGAGGTGGCGGAGGCGGAGAGCGAAAGCCACAGACCCATAGGAATCTCAGTCGGCAGGTCTCCCTTGAGACCGGCGTCGCTGCGCTCTGCATGGAAAAGGAGTTGAAGGGTAGTAGCAGCAACGGAAAGCAGGAGCCGAAGGTTCTGTCTCGGAGTGGGAAGAGCTTAGCTAGTGGTCTCAGAGACGGCGTTGGCGGTGGTGTGGAGACCTGTGCTCGGAAGGGAGACTTCAGCATCTTCCGAACAAAGTCCACACTCACCAAGCAGAACTCATTGCTTCCCTCGAGGAAGGACGGCGAACTCGATCTCCACAACTTGGAAGGCATCGCCGGAGCCGAACCAGATGACCCGGTTAACGAGAGTGTCCCCGCCGGAAGATACTTTGCCGCCCTTCGAGGGCCCGAGCTCGACCAAGTCAGG GACTACGAGGACATCCTCCTTCCCAAAGACGAAGTGTGGCCGTTCCTCCTCCGCTTTCCAATCGGATGCTTCGGTATGTGCCTCGGCCTCGGTAGCCAGGCCATCCTATGGGGAGCTCTCGCATCGAGCTCCGCCATGAAGTTCCTCGACGTGAGCCCCAACATCAACCTCTCTCTCTGGCTCCTTGCACTCGCCGTCCTCGTCTCCGTCTCCATCACCTACGTCCTCAAGTGCGCCTTCTACTTCGAGGCCATCCGCCGTGAGTACTTCCACCCAGTGCGAGTCAACTTCTTCTTCGCCCCCTGCATTGCCGGCATGTTCCTGGCCATCGGAGCTCCGCCGGCGTTCGCACCGAAGCAGCTCCATCCCGCCATTTGGTGCGCCTTTATTGCTCCGGTGTTCCTCCTGGAGCTCAAGATATACGGGCAGTGGCTTTCCGGAGGGAAGCGCCGGCTGTGCAAGGTGGCCAACCCATCTTCCCACCTGTCGGTGGTCGGCAACTTCGTGGGCGCCGTCC GCGCCAAGGTGGGGTGGGTGGAAGCCGGCAAGTTCCTCTGGGCGATCGGGCTGGCACACTATCTCGTCGTGTTTGTGACCTTGTACCAGAGGCTGCCCACAAACGAGGCCTTGCCCAAGGAGCTGCACCCCGTCTACTCCATGTTCATCGCCACACCGTCGGCAGCGAGCATCGCGTGGGACGCCATCTACGGCAGATTCGACGCCGTGTCGAGAACCTTCTACTTCATCGCACTCTTCCTTTACAGCTCCCTCGTCGTGCGCATCAATTTCTTCAGAGGATTCAG GTTCTCGATGGCGTGGTGGTCCTACACGTTCCCCATGACGACGGCGTCGCTGGCAAGCATCAAGTACGCCGAGGAGGTTCCCTGTTTCTTTAGCAAGGGGCTGGCGCTGAGCCTCTCTCTCATGTCGTCCACCATGGTGTCGCTGCTTTTCGTATCGACGCTCCTCCATGCATTTGTTTGGCGTTCCTTGTTCCCGAATGATCTCGCTATTGCCATCACCAAGAAGAGACAGTGCGGAGCCAAGTCACAGGGCAAGGAGAAGAAAGCTGTCAAAAAGGCCTATGATATCAAGCGCTGGGCAAAGAATTCTTCGCTTTCCCTTGTTTCTTCCATCACCAAGAGCAATTCTGGAGATAAGGACTCCAATGCGAGCTAA